One Telluria mixta DNA window includes the following coding sequences:
- a CDS encoding family 43 glycosylhydrolase, whose amino-acid sequence MLRLPAFLAGALLAPTLALAQGAAPLNTWLFTSFRGNGDGLHLAASDDGVAWKDTGKVYLTSTVGSGLMRDQHIMRGPDGIFRMVWTTGWNDKGIGYAASNDLVHWTAPRYLPFFEKVAGVRNAWAPETFYDEDGKQFIITWSSSIDGRFRKTASRERMNNRTYVVTTRDFETFSEPKLFLDPGFDHIDTTIARVGGRYVAVFKEGDRQKAKRWGPLHWAVADKPLGPYKLSPRPLITERAEGPTLMVDGDTTRLYVDFYADGRYGAYETRDWVTWTDVSGKVAVAPGQRHGTVLPVPAWLSKDVAAAQPSTTAAPANAIAAAPPPVLEGFTADPSIRVFGDTYYIYPTSDKPFWQTTDFSAWSSKNLVEWKKERMVLDVAHDLKWAKVEAWAPDAIERNGTWYFYFCAQGNIGVATARSPLGPFVDALGKPLIPKGSGVGSNTIDPYPFIDDDGQAYLYYGNGKLGNVYKLKPDMVTLDGPVHTIELRDHREAPVVFKRNGKYYFMWSIDDARSPNYRVGWGVADSPLGPVRSPDKDFIVLQKKGPAVGTAHHSVVNVPGTDRWYAAYHRHALPVGSGYQRETLLVKMEFDADGAIRPMDPLTAPFKPGDVGEPIVSGKGRHRP is encoded by the coding sequence ATGCTTCGCCTGCCCGCCTTCCTTGCCGGCGCCCTGCTCGCCCCCACGCTCGCGCTGGCGCAAGGCGCGGCGCCCCTGAATACCTGGCTGTTCACTTCATTCCGCGGCAACGGCGACGGCCTGCACCTGGCCGCCAGCGACGACGGCGTGGCATGGAAGGACACGGGCAAGGTCTACCTGACGTCGACCGTAGGCAGCGGCCTGATGCGCGACCAGCACATCATGCGCGGCCCCGACGGCATATTCCGCATGGTGTGGACCACGGGCTGGAACGACAAGGGCATCGGCTATGCCGCCTCGAACGACCTGGTCCACTGGACGGCGCCGCGCTACCTGCCCTTCTTCGAGAAGGTGGCGGGCGTGCGCAATGCTTGGGCGCCGGAAACCTTCTATGACGAGGACGGCAAGCAGTTCATCATCACGTGGTCGTCCAGCATCGACGGGCGTTTCAGGAAGACCGCTTCGCGCGAGCGAATGAACAACCGCACCTATGTCGTGACCACGCGCGACTTCGAAACGTTCAGCGAACCGAAGCTGTTCCTCGATCCGGGCTTCGACCACATCGACACCACGATCGCCAGGGTCGGCGGGCGCTACGTCGCCGTGTTCAAGGAAGGCGACAGGCAAAAGGCCAAACGCTGGGGACCGCTCCACTGGGCCGTGGCCGACAAGCCGCTGGGACCGTACAAGCTCAGCCCCAGGCCGCTGATCACCGAGCGGGCCGAGGGTCCGACGCTGATGGTCGATGGCGACACCACCCGCCTGTACGTCGACTTCTATGCGGATGGCCGCTACGGCGCGTATGAAACCCGCGACTGGGTCACCTGGACCGACGTCTCGGGCAAGGTCGCGGTCGCGCCGGGCCAGCGCCACGGCACCGTGTTGCCGGTGCCAGCCTGGTTGTCGAAGGACGTGGCCGCCGCCCAGCCCTCCACGACGGCCGCGCCCGCGAACGCCATCGCCGCCGCACCGCCGCCCGTGCTGGAAGGTTTCACGGCCGATCCATCCATCCGCGTATTCGGCGACACCTATTACATCTACCCCACCTCGGACAAGCCGTTCTGGCAGACCACCGACTTTTCGGCCTGGTCGTCGAAGAACCTGGTCGAATGGAAGAAGGAGCGCATGGTCCTGGACGTGGCGCACGACCTGAAGTGGGCGAAGGTCGAAGCCTGGGCGCCGGACGCCATCGAGCGCAACGGTACCTGGTACTTCTATTTCTGCGCGCAGGGGAACATCGGCGTGGCCACGGCCAGGTCGCCGCTGGGGCCGTTCGTCGACGCGCTCGGCAAGCCCCTGATCCCCAAGGGGTCCGGCGTCGGGTCCAACACGATCGACCCGTATCCGTTCATCGACGACGATGGCCAGGCCTACCTCTACTACGGCAACGGCAAACTGGGCAACGTCTACAAGCTCAAGCCAGACATGGTGACGCTCGACGGTCCCGTCCACACGATCGAATTGCGCGACCACCGTGAAGCGCCGGTCGTATTCAAGCGCAACGGCAAATACTATTTCATGTGGTCGATCGACGATGCACGCAGCCCGAACTACCGGGTGGGCTGGGGCGTGGCGGATTCCCCGCTGGGTCCCGTCAGGTCGCCGGACAAGGATTTCATCGTGCTGCAGAAGAAAGGGCCGGCGGTGGGCACGGCGCACCATAGCGTCGTGAACGTGCCGGGCACCGACCGGTGGTATGCCGCGTATCACCGCCACGCGCTGCCCGTGGGCAGCGGCTACCAGCGTGAAACCCTGCTGGTGAAGATGGAATTCGACGCGGACGGCGCGATCCGGCCGATGGACCCGCTCACGGCACCGTTCAAGCCTGGCGATGTGGGCGAGCCGATCGTGAGCGGCAAGGGGCGGCACCGGCCGTAA
- a CDS encoding NAD(P)(+) transhydrogenase (Re/Si-specific) subunit beta, with the protein MNAISMNMVTLLYLVASICFIQALKGLSSPASARMGNAFGMAGMAIAALTTVALIVKLQAMMATGSFGFGLVLLGTVAGGGIGAVAARKVEMTKMPELVAAMHSLIGLAAVCIAVAAVSEPWAFRIAEQGQPLPFGNRIELFIGTFVGAVTFSGSVIAFGKLSGKYKFRLFQGTPVRFPGQHMVNLGIAVAIVALGLVFCFDAGTAPAWTPFIAMTALSFLLGVLIIIPIGGADMPVVVSMLNSYSGWAAAGIGFSLNNAMLIIAGSLVGSSGAILSYIMCKAMNRSFFNVILGGFGGDAGTVAAGEQAQRPVKSGSADDATFIMSNAESVIIVPGYGLAVARAQHSLKELVEKLTHKGVAVRYAIHPVAGRMPGHMNVLLAEAEVPYDQVFEMEDINAEFGQTDVVLVLGANDVVNPAAKDPESPIAGMPILEAYKAKSIIVNKRSMASGYAGLDNDLFYQANTMMVFGDAKKVIEDMVKAVD; encoded by the coding sequence ATGAACGCCATCTCCATGAACATGGTCACGCTGCTGTACCTCGTCGCGTCCATCTGCTTCATCCAGGCGCTGAAGGGCCTGTCCTCGCCCGCCAGCGCGCGCATGGGCAACGCGTTCGGCATGGCCGGCATGGCCATCGCGGCGCTGACCACGGTCGCCCTCATCGTCAAGCTGCAGGCAATGATGGCGACCGGGTCGTTCGGCTTCGGCCTCGTCCTGCTGGGCACCGTGGCCGGCGGCGGCATCGGCGCGGTCGCGGCACGCAAGGTCGAGATGACCAAGATGCCGGAACTGGTGGCCGCCATGCACTCGCTGATCGGCCTCGCGGCCGTGTGCATCGCCGTCGCCGCCGTATCCGAGCCGTGGGCGTTCCGCATCGCCGAGCAGGGCCAGCCGCTCCCCTTCGGCAACCGGATCGAACTGTTCATCGGCACGTTCGTCGGCGCGGTGACGTTTTCCGGCTCCGTGATCGCGTTCGGCAAACTGTCCGGCAAATACAAGTTCCGGCTGTTCCAGGGCACGCCCGTGCGCTTCCCCGGCCAGCACATGGTGAACCTCGGCATCGCCGTCGCCATCGTGGCGCTGGGCCTCGTGTTCTGCTTCGATGCGGGCACGGCACCGGCCTGGACGCCCTTCATCGCGATGACCGCGCTGTCGTTCCTGCTCGGCGTACTGATCATCATCCCGATCGGCGGCGCCGACATGCCCGTCGTCGTGTCGATGCTGAACTCGTACTCCGGCTGGGCGGCGGCGGGCATCGGCTTCTCGCTCAACAACGCCATGCTGATCATCGCCGGTTCGCTGGTGGGTTCGTCCGGCGCGATCCTCTCGTACATCATGTGCAAGGCGATGAACCGGTCGTTCTTCAACGTGATCCTGGGCGGCTTCGGCGGCGACGCCGGCACGGTGGCGGCGGGCGAACAGGCGCAGCGGCCGGTGAAATCCGGCTCGGCCGACGACGCGACCTTCATCATGAGTAATGCGGAATCCGTCATCATCGTGCCGGGCTACGGCCTCGCCGTGGCGCGCGCGCAGCACTCGCTGAAGGAACTCGTCGAGAAGTTGACCCACAAGGGCGTGGCCGTGCGCTATGCGATCCACCCGGTCGCGGGCCGCATGCCGGGTCACATGAACGTGCTGCTGGCGGAGGCCGAGGTGCCGTACGACCAGGTGTTCGAGATGGAAGACATCAACGCGGAATTCGGCCAGACCGACGTCGTGCTGGTGCTTGGCGCGAACGACGTCGTCAACCCGGCGGCGAAGGATCCCGAGTCCCCGATCGCCGGCATGCCGATCCTCGAGGCCTATAAAGCCAAGAGCATCATCGTCAACAAGCGCTCGATGGCGTCGGGCTATGCCGGGTTGGACAACGACCTGTTCTACCAGGCGAACACGATGATGGTCTTCGGCGATGCCAAGAAGGTCATCGAGGACATGGTGAAGGCGGTCGACTGA
- a CDS encoding NAD(P) transhydrogenase subunit alpha: MEVSHTIINLIIFVLAVYVGYHVVWTVTPALHTPLMAVTNAVSAIIIVGAMLAAALTTGIVAQVAGTVAVALAAVNVFGGFLVTQRMLEMFKKKDVKAKAGGRA; encoded by the coding sequence ATGGAAGTCAGTCATACCATCATCAACCTCATCATCTTCGTGCTGGCGGTCTACGTCGGCTACCACGTCGTCTGGACCGTCACGCCGGCGCTGCACACGCCGCTGATGGCCGTCACGAATGCCGTCTCCGCCATCATCATCGTCGGCGCCATGCTGGCCGCCGCGCTCACCACCGGCATCGTCGCCCAGGTCGCAGGCACCGTCGCGGTGGCCCTGGCCGCCGTCAACGTGTTCGGCGGTTTCCTCGTCACCCAGCGCATGCTGGAGATGTTCAAGAAGAAGGACGTCAAAGCGAAAGCCGGAGGCCGCGCATGA
- a CDS encoding Re/Si-specific NAD(P)(+) transhydrogenase subunit alpha: MKIGIPAESRPGETRVAATPETVKKLAARHQVVVQAGAGRHAAIDDAAFAAAGAVIGSAGDAFGADVVLKVRAPGSDERALMKRDAVLIGMLDPFDTANLAAMAEAGLWAFALEAVPRITRAQSMDVLSSQANIAGYKAVLMAANTYGRFMPMLMTAAGTVKAARVLIMGVGVAGLQAIATAKRLGAVIEASDVRPPVKEQVESLGAKFIDVPCLTDEEREIAAGTGGYARAMPAEWMRRQAELVHERAKLADIVITTALIPGRRAPVLIGEETVKAMKPGSVIVDLAVAQGGNCPLSEINKTVVRHGVHIIGQPDLACLVPADASSLYARNVLDFLKLIVDKDGNLAIDREDEIIRATLVCAGAEVLRKSA; this comes from the coding sequence ATGAAGATAGGGATACCGGCCGAATCACGTCCGGGCGAGACACGGGTCGCCGCCACACCCGAAACCGTCAAGAAGCTGGCGGCACGGCATCAGGTCGTCGTGCAGGCCGGCGCCGGCCGGCACGCGGCTATCGATGACGCGGCGTTCGCCGCCGCGGGCGCCGTCATCGGCAGCGCCGGCGACGCCTTCGGTGCGGACGTCGTCCTCAAGGTGCGCGCACCGGGCAGCGACGAGCGCGCGCTGATGAAGCGCGACGCCGTCCTGATCGGCATGCTCGATCCGTTCGACACCGCCAACCTGGCCGCCATGGCCGAAGCGGGCCTGTGGGCATTCGCGCTGGAAGCCGTACCGCGCATCACGCGGGCGCAGTCGATGGACGTGCTGTCGTCGCAGGCGAACATCGCGGGCTACAAGGCCGTGCTGATGGCGGCCAATACCTACGGACGGTTCATGCCGATGCTGATGACTGCCGCCGGCACCGTCAAGGCCGCGCGCGTATTGATCATGGGCGTCGGCGTGGCCGGCCTGCAGGCCATCGCCACCGCCAAGCGCCTCGGTGCCGTCATCGAAGCGTCGGATGTGCGCCCCCCGGTGAAGGAACAGGTGGAGTCCCTCGGCGCGAAGTTCATCGACGTGCCTTGCCTCACCGACGAGGAACGCGAGATCGCGGCCGGCACCGGCGGCTACGCGCGCGCGATGCCGGCGGAGTGGATGCGGCGCCAGGCGGAACTGGTGCACGAGCGTGCGAAGCTGGCCGACATCGTCATCACCACCGCGCTGATCCCGGGCCGCCGGGCGCCGGTGCTGATCGGCGAGGAGACGGTCAAGGCCATGAAGCCCGGCTCGGTGATCGTCGACCTGGCGGTGGCGCAGGGCGGCAATTGCCCGCTGTCCGAGATCAACAAGACGGTCGTGCGGCACGGCGTGCACATCATCGGACAGCCCGACCTGGCCTGCCTGGTACCGGCCGACGCGTCGAGCCTGTATGCCCGCAACGTGCTGGACTTCCTCAAGCTGATCGTCGACAAGGACGGCAACCTCGCGATCGACCGCGAGGACGAGATCATCCGCGCCACGCTCGTGTGCGCGGGTGCGGAAGTCTTGCGCAAGAGCGCCTGA
- a CDS encoding TonB-dependent receptor: protein MHQPGTARPQQRILSITPIAAACAALLWGGAAAAQETGDATANTVVVTGIRGSIESSMAIKRDSDSIVEAITAEDIGKLPDVSIAESIARLPGLTAQRVAGRAQVISLRGLSPDFAGTLMNGRELVSTSNNRGAEYDQYPSELINGVTVYKTPDASLVGQGLSGTVDLQTVRPLDRRERALAFNVRGERNGNGKLNDESSAWGQRVSFAYIDQFMNNTLGVAVGFAHLNSPGQQKEYKAWWWGDQNNLPPGNADVVALKGAEVTATSRKQVRDGLMAVLDYKPSREFRSTVDLYYSQFDQTEIMRGMMWNSHQWSAVTYRDPQIETIGNVKLLTGGTLVNLEPIARNDYNTRKDTLGALGWNNKYRTGEWEFIGDLSYSQARRHEQVLETYAGLGPANSGITDNNFQFRIPVEDGIPKFTPSVDFTNPALIKLTDVGGWGKDADMHRPKVDDTLGSLKVSAKRSLTGMFSYVEGGLNYSKRDKKHTDINNYYFLKNNHAPVSVSSDLIKPSTSLSFAGIPAVLTYDTLAVLAKYYDQQPARSADLAIQNWSVEEKVTTGYAKLGIDTDLGPVPVRGNLGVQVIGVKQGSDGLAVAGDTITPLHGGSDYRDVLPSLNLNFDLGHFVDRTALRFGAAKTVARPQMQDMRAGASGGISDTTREWSGSGGNPTLEPWRARAFDLSLENYFAKSSYVAVAAFYKNLTNYIYNQQTAYDFTGFPTQSKTVPISNIGTMNRPANGQGGMVKGLELSGSLEGGLLWHALDGFGILGSYSLTASSIHPNGPGTSEKLPGLSGSVSNVTLFYEKNGFSARVSQRYRSAFRGEVTGLFALRSFSEILAEKQIDFQTGYAFEQGSLKGLSILLQVNNLNNSPYQTKQGSPFASGAYAPERYTTYGRQVLLGLNYRL, encoded by the coding sequence ATGCACCAACCCGGCACAGCCCGCCCCCAGCAACGCATCCTGTCCATCACCCCGATCGCGGCCGCCTGTGCCGCCCTGTTGTGGGGTGGCGCCGCCGCCGCGCAGGAGACCGGCGACGCCACCGCGAACACCGTGGTCGTCACCGGCATCCGCGGCAGCATCGAGAGTTCGATGGCCATCAAGCGCGATTCCGATTCCATCGTCGAAGCGATCACGGCCGAGGACATCGGCAAGCTGCCGGACGTGTCGATCGCCGAGTCGATCGCGCGCCTGCCGGGCCTCACGGCCCAGCGCGTCGCCGGGCGTGCGCAGGTGATCTCGCTGCGCGGCCTGTCGCCGGACTTCGCCGGCACCTTGATGAACGGACGCGAACTGGTCAGCACGAGCAACAATCGCGGCGCCGAATACGACCAGTATCCGTCCGAGCTGATCAACGGCGTCACCGTGTACAAGACGCCGGACGCGTCGCTCGTTGGGCAGGGCCTGTCGGGCACCGTGGACCTGCAGACCGTGCGTCCGCTCGACCGCCGCGAGCGCGCGCTGGCGTTCAACGTGCGCGGCGAGCGCAACGGCAACGGCAAGCTGAACGACGAATCGTCGGCCTGGGGCCAGCGCGTCAGCTTCGCCTACATCGACCAGTTCATGAACAACACGCTGGGTGTCGCCGTCGGCTTCGCGCACCTGAATTCGCCGGGCCAGCAGAAGGAATACAAGGCCTGGTGGTGGGGCGACCAGAACAACCTGCCGCCGGGGAATGCCGATGTCGTGGCCCTGAAAGGTGCCGAAGTGACAGCGACGTCGCGCAAGCAGGTGCGCGACGGCCTGATGGCCGTGCTGGACTACAAGCCGTCGCGTGAATTCCGCAGCACCGTCGACCTGTACTACTCGCAGTTCGACCAGACGGAAATCATGCGCGGCATGATGTGGAACTCGCACCAGTGGAGCGCCGTGACCTATCGCGATCCGCAGATCGAGACGATCGGCAACGTGAAACTGCTGACCGGCGGCACGCTCGTGAATCTGGAGCCGATCGCCCGCAACGACTACAACACCCGCAAGGACACGCTGGGCGCGCTCGGCTGGAACAACAAGTACCGGACGGGCGAATGGGAATTCATCGGCGACCTGTCGTACTCGCAGGCCAGGCGCCACGAGCAGGTGCTGGAGACCTATGCCGGCCTCGGTCCGGCGAATTCGGGCATCACGGACAACAACTTCCAGTTCAGGATCCCGGTCGAAGACGGCATCCCGAAGTTCACGCCGAGCGTGGATTTCACGAACCCGGCCCTCATCAAGCTCACGGACGTCGGCGGCTGGGGCAAGGATGCGGACATGCACCGTCCCAAGGTTGACGACACGCTCGGCTCGTTGAAGGTGTCGGCGAAGCGCAGCCTGACCGGCATGTTCAGCTACGTCGAGGGCGGCCTGAATTATTCCAAGCGCGACAAGAAGCACACGGACATCAACAACTACTACTTCCTGAAGAATAATCACGCGCCGGTGTCCGTGTCGTCGGACCTGATCAAGCCGTCCACGTCGCTGTCGTTCGCCGGCATTCCGGCCGTGCTTACGTACGATACGCTGGCCGTGCTGGCCAAGTACTACGACCAGCAGCCGGCCCGCAGCGCCGACCTGGCGATCCAGAACTGGAGCGTGGAAGAGAAGGTCACCACCGGCTACGCCAAGCTGGGTATCGATACCGATCTCGGTCCCGTCCCCGTGCGCGGCAACCTGGGCGTGCAGGTGATCGGCGTGAAGCAGGGATCGGATGGCCTGGCGGTGGCGGGCGACACCATCACCCCGCTGCACGGCGGCAGCGACTACCGCGACGTGCTGCCCAGCCTGAACCTGAATTTCGACCTGGGCCACTTCGTCGACCGCACCGCGCTGCGCTTCGGGGCCGCGAAGACGGTGGCGCGTCCGCAGATGCAGGACATGCGCGCCGGCGCGTCCGGCGGCATCAGCGACACGACGCGCGAATGGAGCGGCAGCGGCGGCAATCCGACGCTGGAACCGTGGCGCGCCCGCGCATTCGACCTGTCGCTCGAAAACTACTTCGCCAAGAGCAGCTATGTCGCCGTCGCCGCGTTTTATAAAAACCTGACCAACTACATCTACAACCAGCAGACGGCGTACGACTTCACCGGCTTCCCGACGCAGTCGAAGACGGTCCCGATCAGCAATATCGGCACGATGAATCGCCCGGCCAACGGCCAGGGCGGCATGGTCAAGGGCCTCGAGCTGTCGGGCTCCCTCGAAGGCGGCCTGCTGTGGCATGCGCTGGACGGCTTCGGCATCCTCGGCAGCTATTCGCTCACGGCGTCGTCGATCCACCCGAATGGCCCGGGGACGAGCGAGAAGCTGCCGGGCCTGTCGGGCAGCGTGTCGAACGTGACGCTGTTCTACGAAAAGAACGGCTTCTCGGCGCGCGTGAGCCAGCGCTACCGCTCGGCCTTCCGCGGCGAAGTCACCGGCCTGTTCGCGCTGCGCTCGTTCAGCGAGATCCTGGCCGAGAAGCAGATCGACTTCCAGACGGGCTACGCGTTCGAGCAGGGCAGCCTGAAAGGCCTGTCGATCCTGCTGCAGGTGAATAACCTGAACAACTCGCCGTACCAGACGAAGCAGGGCAGCCCGTTCGCGAGCGGCGCCTATGCGCCCGAGCGCTACACGACCTACGGCCGCCAGGTGCTGCTGGGCCTGAACTACCGCCTGTAA